From the Malus domestica chromosome 17, GDT2T_hap1 genome, one window contains:
- the LOC103416940 gene encoding uncharacterized protein, with protein MESNRKRRGFMKGKLMPFYRAAKPNSTTSMQYSSMAMASSKVKPSQATPSPAYSGFMVHGQDYVIAAAQPKQKVSFIVPSDATDHHTKNSLIKQQFDHYGAGDESVDMKAASYISSVQERFKLERINS; from the coding sequence ATGGAGTCGAATCGCAAACGCAGAGGTTTCATGAAGGGCAAGTTGATGCCGTTCTACCGAGCTGCAAAACCTAATTCGACAACAAGTATGCAATATAGTAGCATGGCCATGGCCAGCAGCAAGGTTAAGCCGAGCCAGGCCACTCCTTCGCCGGCTTACTCTGGGTTTATGGTCCACGGCCAGGATTATGTGATTGCAGCAGCTCAGCCTAAGCAGAAGGTTTCATTTATTGTTCCGTCAGACGCTACAGATCATCATACCAAAAACAGCCTCATTAAGCAGCAGTTTGATCACTACGGCGCAGGTGACGAGAGTGTCGATATGAAGGCTGCCAGCTATATTTCCTCGGTTCAAGAACGTTTCAAGCTCGAACGGATCAACTCTTGA